A single genomic interval of Porphyromonas sp. oral taxon 275 harbors:
- the rplR gene encoding 50S ribosomal protein L18, producing the protein MPQKETRRKKIKTRVRAKISGTAERPRLTVFRSNKQIYAQVIDDVAGVTLASASSLKLDAQGTKKEIAALVGTEVAKAAQAAGVSTVVFDRNGYLYHGRVKELAEAARAAGLNF; encoded by the coding sequence CACAGAAAGAAACTAGAAGAAAGAAGATCAAGACGCGTGTACGTGCCAAGATCAGCGGTACGGCAGAGCGTCCTCGCCTGACGGTATTCCGAAGCAATAAGCAGATCTATGCTCAGGTGATCGATGACGTAGCAGGGGTAACGCTTGCTAGCGCCTCTTCGCTCAAGCTCGATGCTCAGGGCACGAAGAAGGAGATCGCCGCCCTCGTAGGTACTGAGGTAGCTAAGGCTGCTCAGGCCGCTGGGGTATCCACCGTAGTATTCGATCGTAACGGCTACCTCTACCACGGTCGCGTGAAGGAGCTAGCAGAAGCAGCACGTGCTGCAGGGCTTAACTTTTAA